In the Colletotrichum lupini chromosome 4, complete sequence genome, AGCGCGAAGGTTCCGCACGGCTGGTCCTTTAAAGTAGTGGAGTGTCCTTGGTTTTGTTGCCTTGGCCCCAAGGTGATCTTAATGGCGTGATGTTAATGGGATTTGATTAGTCGTGTTCGTTCCTTCGGATCAGAAGCCTTGACTTATTCTTGGTCTGTGCCGAACAGCGGTTTTTTGTTCATTGCTCTTGGAGACACGTCTGTTCCAACATCTAGACTGGGCCTCCCCTCTCGACTCTCGACCAACGACAACGGTCGTTGAACGATGCTGGCAAACGCCCCGTCGTACCCCCACTTTCCATGGACACTTGAATCCTTGCTTGCTTCTCGAGGGGCTGACCATGGAATCCCATCATCAGATGGCCTTCCTTGTGTACGAAGTAAGTAGTATGCACCCCAAGCAGCGTATTCGTACCTGTACACAGAACAATGGGCCTGAACGACCCCCTGGTCACAGCTCGGTGGGGACACAAGACCTGGATATCTTGTGTTACCCTAAGAAACTCGGTCTTTCTCAGCAAAGGGACGAATGCGAGTAAGAAAAAATAGCACCAAGGGCCCCAAAAAGGAGGAACGAAGGAAAAAGTTACGTTCCCTCGGTTCATCCGCATGCCGCCCGCTACAGGCATCTTGTTCATGCCCCCAAGACCCAAACTGCGGATAGCTCCTTCTCTTCTGACAAGCATTGGCCCCAGCCCTGCTGCTGCACTTTGTACATGTACAACGATCTTAGTTCCTTCTCACGCATTTCTCCCAAGTCGGGCAAAGCCTTATTTCAGGATTCTTCGGTGATCCCATATATGCAACCTACCTGTGGATTAGACTAGGAAGGCATCATCCCCTGTCCCGCCACCTCCTTCTGCTGAAGAACTTCTTGCTAAACCCTCTTCCTTCCTTCGGCAACCATCGGGTCTTCCTTGTGTATCTACAGCCAGCAACATCTGTCTTATTTTTGTTCTTTCCTGTGTTGAGCTGACAGTAATCCCACCTGCGTTGAAGCGGCACAAACGCATACCAACGCCTCGTTTTCCTCTTGGGTCTGTCTTGGTCGTACGGCGGACACATTTCACAGCCTACCTCGGTATTCCTCGAGTTGGAGGAGGACTCCTCTCTCACGCAACATACCTATCAGAACATAATCGTACCACATGAACCCAAAGCAGCGTCCAATCGGATTAATCAGGCCCCCAAATCAAGACTTCTAGAAGTATTGGTGCTTTCTGGAGTCCCTCGATCACATTATTgtgtttagtattataataaccccctCGTCGAGAAACCACTAGGTTCCCTACCTAATCAACAAGCCACGACATCACCAAGATTCTCTATAGTTCCCTAATCACTATTCCAACATCAAACGACTCATATtcttaattctttattattttcaCAATGGAGTTCTCAAACGACGGCACTTCCATCTTTCACCGGTTCCAAGCCGCCTTCGTCCACGACGGGCAAGGGCAGCTGCTGTACTGCACCGGGCCGCAGAAAGCCTGCGTGCAGCAGCATTGGACGTCGTCCATCAGCCACAAACTCCACAGCCAGAAGTTTCAGACGGCAAGAGAAACGATAACGACAACAAGCGAAGGCGTGTCCACAAATCTCGACGGGCCGTTTCAAGGCTCGAAACTCTATGAGATGCAACGGAGCGGTTCACACACGACGGCAGGCTTCATCATCAACGCCGTCGCTACGTCTCAACAAAACGTAGCCAGCGCACAGTTTGATGACTTTTTCGTCCAACTACTCTTAGACCAAGCCGACTTTGCCATCCGCGACCATGAGCATATGAGTTGTGGGCCTTCTACGGCCTCCCCAATGGACGCCACATCCGAGATCGTCAGCCTGTTTGATAGCTTTCTCAGGTATCAGGGCAAGGACGACCAGTGGGAAGCGAGCGGCAAAGCGTATTTCACGGAGCGTGTTCGACACTTCACCTCGCAGCATGCCAGAATCGAGCTCTGTCTTCCTGCGTTCCCATGTAAATCGTCAAATACCAACAAGGTCCTCGGAAAAGCTCCTGACCGCGGGGAGCAGCTCGCTCTGGAGCGGCTTCACGAGTTTGTAGAGGCTATTGAGAGGGTGTACGAGCCCGGTGCCAAGATGTGGATTATCAGTGACGGTCACGTCTTTAGCGATTGCAGTAAGTCCAACAAAAGAAATTGGAGGTGACGAAAAAGAAATTCTACGATCTATATAATCTGACATCTCCCACTTAGTCGGAGTCGACGATGTAGATGTCGATGTGTACGGCGAGCAGTTGAAGGAGATGAACCGCGCAGTCGGCATCAGCAGAGGCAACACTGACAGAATCGGCTTCAAGTCGCTCGTCGACCTGTTTGAACTCAACGAGTCAAAGTCGCAGCACAAGCTCCCGTCGCTGTCGCAGGATCTCAACATCCCCAGCATAGAGCACCACGTCGAGACGAAGCTGACGTTAGAGGCAGAGCTCTGCAGACGGATCCTAATGGCTGGCTGCCAGCCCCAAGAGTCTGCGGTGCGAGCCAAGATCAAGTCGCAGAACCCGGCCATCCTAGCTCTGTATCGTGGGTTCTCGAGGTTCATGCTGGAGGACCTCGAGCTTCACCCTTTCACTCTGGGCATGACGCGAAGTCAGAGGAAGAAGTTGTCACCAAAGCTAGCGTTTGAGATGATTATGGTAAGCTGAAATTGCTGCACCAATGATATTACGTTGTGCTTCCCCTTTTGTCTCAGATCGCTGACTATATGAAACAGAGAAATCAAGCATACTCTAACCTAGTTGAGTTGCTTCTTCCTAATCACGTCCGTCTCTCTATTCATGCGTACGTTCTACTCCAAACATCTCTCTTTGCGCCTTCGTGCTCGACTCTAATGATTCTCCTTCCAATAGTCACAACAACGCCGGTCCCAAATTTGGGATTCAACTCTTCGACCCCGCCGTCGTCCGCGCCGTCGAGGGCCTCTCACCGGACGGTACGCCAATGACCTCCCGTGACCTGCTGCATATCCCGACGCCGTGGCACAACTGCGTCGTCGAGGTGGAGGGCAGCCCTTATCTCCTCGTGACCAAGGCCAGTGTACCGCGCCAGGCAGTCAGCTTGGGCGCCGTGACCAGTGAAGTCTCTACCAAGAATGCGCCCTGCTTCGTCCTCCGGCCGAAGAAAAGTGGCCCTGCAGCTTCTATGGAAAGTGACGTGGAGAAAACGTTGAAGGAACAGGAAGAAGTTGTCGTGGCGCCCGTGGCCGTTGCCCAGAAACCTATCGTTACCCCTGCACCGGCCCCAACTCAGAGACCTAGGGTTGCTGCAAAGGGTAAGAGACGATTCGACTGGGTTCGGAGGCTGGCTGCGTTTCCAGTCATCGGCTGGCTAGGTATGATTTTCTATCACCGCTTTGTGGAGACCTTTGTTTGAAATTGGGGTATGAATAAAGATAATGGAGTACCTACAACTTGGAGCATGTGAATTGGACAAATGGGGAACTGGGGTGTTGTATCAGGCGGGGTTCTCTTTAGAGCGCTTTTATGTTTTGCCTTCAAACGAAAACGTCTAATCTTCAATCAATCATACTTGGAACAATACTTGCTCATGTTTCTATACTTATTCCTTGTTCCTGGATCCAGTTCTAGGTCGTTAAAGTCACTGTACTTCACAAAAGTTCCAAGGGTCTTGAGCAAATTACCCAATCCGGTAATGTTCTCAAAAGAGCGCGCCAAGAGGTTCAAGCTGCATCCCTCTCTGAGCAAACACTCAGAAAACATTCGATCCTTACTAGCAGCGGATCTAGATGTGCCGCCTTAGAGATTTAACGAATCGATCTATCGGATACATCAGCGAGTAACCTTTCTGGAAAACATTTCGCCAATCAGATAATAGTGGCACAACATCATGGTCATACCCTAACCCCGGCTCACTGATGACGGACGGAATGAAAGACGCGCATTTAGGGCAAACTGCCAACAACGCCCCTCATCTACGGACTCTGTTCCCGGAAACATTTAGATGAAGTGTTAGGGGTGAGTTCTCGGAAAATGAAGTTAGGGACCCCTCTTCCCTGTGCCACGGAAAGGCATGTAAGCATGGGAGGACGTCCCAGCGCGCGTCGCGATATAAGCTTGCTCTTCCCCAGTAGAAATGTCCCTGGGTCGTAAAGAGAAACATTGTTAATTCCATATGTTGATGTTGATTCGTTTGGTGATTATACATCATCATATCCCTTCGTCAGGATGCTCCTCTCCCATGTTTCATCCCGCCGCTCCATCTCCGTGATTGGGCTCTTACTGGTCTATCTCATCACAATGACCGCAGCACAAAATGGAACTCAGACCTCTTCTAAGGTCAGAGAGTGTAAGTGGTTCCCTCTTCACTGCAGTTCGGATTATGAATTCTCGGTGGATTAATTTACATGACCCTCGTACTGACAATGTCCCTAAAAAGGCATCCCTCGCCCTTCGACGACCAGCGCGACATCATCATCTCCTACATCCACGCCAAAAGCCCTGCCGAGAAACTTTGGCATGATCATCAACCGGGCCTTTGAGATGCTCGATGTATTTGGACCCCTTGACGCCCTCGGATTGCTGGCCAAGAACCACCAAATGAACTTATATCTCATCTCCGAGACAATGGACCCCGTCACCGTCGAGCCCGTTTCCGCTGCCATGAACGCCAAAAACTCGAGTTTCGTAAGTGACGACCCCCTGATTCTTTCTGTTATTTCCGGGGTCGAAGCAGCGGTTCCCCTCTTCCGACGGAGCATCAGCTTCCGTACCGAGGTTTCGACCGCCCAATGCTGACGTGAACGACCTCCGCTGGACGCACAGTTCCCCCAAATCCTCCCGACGCACACATACGCAACGGCACCAAAGGACGTTGAAGTCCTCATGGTCCCCGGCGGCCTCTGGACGCGCTCGCCCAACCTCAACGCCACGATCTCCTACATCAAGACGACCTACCCGAGCCTGCGCTACCTCATCTCCATCTGCACCGGCGCCTCCGTCGTGGCCCGCGCCGGCGTGCTCGACGGCCGCCGCGCGACGACGAACAAGGCCTCGTGGGCGAGCACCGTCGTCCACGGGCCGCGGACAGAGTGGGTGGCGAAGGCGCGGTGGGTCGTCGACGGCAACGTGTGGACTTCGTCGGGTGTGTCTGCGGGCATCGACGCGACGCTGGCTTTCATCGAAGAGGTGTATGGCGGGGAGGAGGCGGCGTCGATTGCTGATTTGATGGAGTATGAGAGGCATGCGGACGCGAGTTGGGATCCGTTTGCTGAGAAGTTCAATGTCACGGGTTCGGCATGAGATGAGACTGGGAATAGGTTTGTTCTTATCCATGGGGCGCTGGGAACCTTTCTGTGGGGAAGGTGATTATCAAGAAAATGTAGTTAGACTCTAGTAATGTGACTTGGTAATTAGCTACAACTTCTGATATGAA is a window encoding:
- a CDS encoding DJ-1/PfpI family protein, whose amino-acid sequence is MTAAQNGTQTSSKVRECIPRPSTTSATSSSPTSTPKALPRNFGMIINRAFEMLDVFGPLDALGLLAKNHQMNLYLISETMDPVTVEPVSAAMNAKNSSFFPQILPTHTYATAPKDVEVLMVPGGLWTRSPNLNATISYIKTTYPSLRYLISICTGASVVARAGVLDGRRATTNKASWASTVVHGPRTEWVAKARWVVDGNVWTSSGVSAGIDATLAFIEEVYGGEEAASIADLMEYERHADASWDPFAEKFNVTGSA
- a CDS encoding pyoverdine/dityrosine biosynthesis protein, which codes for MEFSNDGTSIFHRFQAAFVHDGQGQLLYCTGPQKACVQQHWTSSISHKLHSQKFQTARETITTTSEGVSTNLDGPFQGSKLYEMQRSGSHTTAGFIINAVATSQQNVASAQFDDFFVQLLLDQADFAIRDHEHMSCGPSTASPMDATSEIVSLFDSFLRYQGKDDQWEASGKAYFTERVRHFTSQHARIELCLPAFPCKSSNTNKVLGKAPDRGEQLALERLHEFVEAIERVYEPGAKMWIISDGHVFSDCIGVDDVDVDVYGEQLKEMNRAVGISRGNTDRIGFKSLVDLFELNESKSQHKLPSLSQDLNIPSIEHHVETKLTLEAELCRRILMAGCQPQESAVRAKIKSQNPAILALYRGFSRFMLEDLELHPFTLGMTRSQRKKLSPKLAFEMIMRNQAYSNLVELLLPNHVRLSIHAHNNAGPKFGIQLFDPAVVRAVEGLSPDGTPMTSRDLLHIPTPWHNCVVEVEGSPYLLVTKASVPRQAVSLGAVTSEVSTKNAPCFVLRPKKSGPAASMESDVEKTLKEQEEVVVAPVAVAQKPIVTPAPAPTQRPRVAAKGKRRFDWVRRLAAFPVIGWLGMIFYHRFVETFV